The following are encoded in a window of Mycobacterium decipiens genomic DNA:
- a CDS encoding amino acid permease — MSILDFSTSGVFRRKPIDAIEPEDPQQGGGLLRVLGLWQLVALGVGGIIGAGVFSLAGAVAKEAAGPGVPLSFVVAGIASACAALSYAEFAGMIPKGGSAYTYSYAVLGEAVGWFVGWDLLLEYTAIVAVVGIGISGYFGFLVQQVGISLPQWTLGAPGTGQGHVVDLFAMLLCLLIAFVLTRGVRNAARAESVLVWLKVGLVVLIICLGAFYVNTDNYTPFLPFGWNGVLFGASIVFFAVFGYDAMSTAAEESAQARKMLPKAILISLTISMTLYILACLVLTGMIKYTEIDPTSAFARAFDVVGLPGIATLISVGAVIGIATVMFTFMFAVTRVWFSMARDGLLPRWFAAVDTKHHVPVRVTWIVGIVSALIAGFTPIVEAAQLTNIGILLAFAIVCSSVIVLRYRSPDIERSFRMPGMPIIPLVGVGASIWLTIYLTELTWLRFTGWLLLGLAIYAFYGHRNSHLNPSSPHRANGVQPLQTGNDTSRVARSRKA; from the coding sequence ATGAGCATCCTGGACTTCTCCACCAGCGGTGTCTTTCGCCGCAAGCCGATCGATGCGATCGAGCCCGAAGACCCGCAGCAGGGTGGGGGGCTTTTGCGGGTGCTTGGCCTATGGCAACTCGTCGCGCTGGGCGTCGGCGGCATCATCGGTGCCGGTGTTTTTTCCTTGGCCGGGGCGGTGGCCAAGGAAGCCGCTGGGCCAGGGGTGCCGTTGTCATTTGTGGTAGCGGGCATTGCCAGCGCCTGTGCGGCTTTGTCATACGCCGAATTTGCGGGAATGATCCCCAAGGGCGGGTCGGCCTACACCTACAGCTACGCCGTCCTCGGCGAGGCCGTCGGCTGGTTCGTCGGCTGGGACTTGCTGCTCGAGTACACCGCCATCGTCGCCGTGGTCGGTATTGGCATCTCCGGCTATTTCGGGTTCCTTGTCCAACAAGTCGGCATCAGCCTGCCCCAGTGGACGCTCGGAGCGCCGGGAACCGGGCAGGGCCACGTAGTCGACCTGTTCGCAATGCTGCTGTGTCTGCTCATCGCGTTCGTCCTCACCCGCGGTGTGCGCAACGCCGCCCGCGCCGAAAGCGTGCTGGTCTGGCTCAAAGTCGGCCTCGTCGTGCTCATCATTTGCCTGGGCGCGTTTTATGTGAACACCGACAACTACACCCCGTTCCTGCCGTTCGGCTGGAACGGGGTGCTCTTCGGCGCCTCCATCGTGTTTTTCGCCGTCTTCGGCTACGACGCGATGAGCACAGCCGCGGAAGAATCCGCCCAAGCCAGAAAGATGCTCCCCAAAGCCATCCTGATCTCGCTAACGATTTCGATGACGCTCTACATTCTGGCCTGCCTGGTACTGACCGGGATGATCAAATACACCGAAATCGACCCAACATCTGCGTTCGCCCGCGCCTTCGATGTCGTTGGCCTTCCGGGGATCGCGACCCTGATCTCAGTCGGCGCGGTCATAGGCATCGCCACCGTGATGTTTACCTTCATGTTCGCTGTGACCCGGGTCTGGTTTTCCATGGCCCGCGACGGTCTGTTACCCCGGTGGTTTGCCGCGGTCGACACCAAACATCATGTGCCGGTGCGGGTTACCTGGATCGTTGGCATCGTCTCCGCGCTAATCGCCGGGTTCACCCCAATCGTTGAAGCCGCACAACTGACCAACATCGGGATCCTGCTTGCCTTCGCGATCGTCTGCAGCTCGGTCATCGTGCTGCGCTATCGCTCTCCCGACATCGAGCGCTCATTCCGCATGCCGGGCATGCCGATCATCCCACTGGTCGGGGTCGGAGCTTCGATCTGGCTTACCATCTACCTCACCGAACTCACCTGGCTGCGTTTCACCGGCTGGCTGCTGCTCGGACTAGCGATCTACGCGTTCTACGGCCACCGCAACTCGCACCTAAATCCCAGCAGCCCCCACCGCGCGAACGGCGTGCAACCACTTCAGACCGGAAACGATACGTCGCGAGTCGCTAGGTCTAGGAAGGCCTAA